GAGCGGTAATCGGCCGTAAGTGGTGGGGCAGGTACGGCTAGCACCGGGACACATATGACGCCGAGGGCAATTCCAAGGTAGATCAGGCGGCGGAAATTCATCGAACAATGGCCCTGTTTGAGGAAAACCGGCAGGCATTTTCGGGGTTTGTTAGCAGCATAACAGAATTGCGGAATCTATAGGATAATCATTCCTAAGACTTGTAGCGTGACTCCGGATTGCGGATACTGCATCTGACCTGGAAAAAACTCCCAGGTCAACCTCAGCGCTCGAAATGGGCGTTTGTCCCTTCCGTTACCTCCCCGTTTTGTTTCCCCTTGGTTTGTCCCAGGAGACTCTCAATGAAGTTTTTGACAATGGCTTTGACTGTGGTCGCTTTGATGGCTGGTTCTTCGCTGCTTATGGCCGAAGAAACCAAGAGCGGTCTGCAAGAAGGCGAAATGATTGGTGCTTTCTACGTAACCAAACTTGCCGGCGCTTCCGAAGATGGCGTGGCAGTCGGTAAGAACTTGTGCTACCGCTGCAAGAACGGTGGTCGTCCTCAAGTGATCATCTTCACCCGTAGTGGCGACAAGGCGATTGTTGATCTGGTGCAACAACTGGACAAGGCAATCGTCAAGAACGAAGACAAGCAGCTTCGTACTTTCGTGAACTACCTGGGCGAAAACAAGGACGCTGCCAAGGCAGCTGCTGAAAAGCTGGCCAAGACCGCCAAGACCGAAAACGTTCCTTTCGTGCTGCCGAACGAATTTGAAAACGGCCCGGAAGATTACGGCATCAACCCAAATGCCGAAGTGACCATCATCCTGGCCAAGGGTGGTGAGGTGAAGGGCAACTTCGCTGCCTCGTCGGCTAAGGACCTGAAGGTTGACGCCGTTGTGAAAGGTCTGGAGTCAATCCTGAACTAGGATTGCCTTTGACCCTTGAATTACAACTGAAAAGCCGCTGATTTGAATGGATCAGCGGCTTTCTTTGTTTCTAGGCAAAGATGTCCATCACGGGTTTGCCTTTGCCGTCTTCGGTTGCGTAAAACGGTCGACGCTCGACCTCGAATTGGGTTTTTGGGCTGATACCCATGGCCGTGAAAATGGTTGCATGCAGGTCGGTCACGGAGACGGGGTTTTCGATCGCAACAAAGGGGCGTTCGTTAGCAGTCTTACCGTAGAGCTGGCCTTTCTTCACTCCGCCACCCCACATGGCAACGCACGAACCGCCGGTGAAGTGCCGGTGCTGCCCGTAGTGCTTCAGCTCTTTTAGGACATCGACCTTTTCCGTGGCTTGGTCGCGTGCATTGGAGCCTGGCTTGCCTTCCATGATCATATCGCGACTGAATTCGCTGGCCAGAATAACAAGCGTACGATCGAGCAGTCCGCGGCTTTCCAGGTCGAGAATCAACTGTGCGATTGGCCGGTCGACTTCCTGCTTCATCCGCTGAAGCGTTGTGAAGCCATTCGCGTGTGTGTCCCAGTTGAGAAACGGAACGTATTCGGTCGTGACCTCAACAAAGCGGGTACCGTTCTCGACCAGTCGTCGGGCCAATAGACATCCTCTGCCAAAGCGACCCGTATCGTATTTCTCGTAGGACTCTTTCGGTTCCAGCGAAATGTCGAAGGCCTCACGCTCTTTCGCTGACAGAAGTCGATAAGCGTTCTCCATCGAACGTAGCTGAGATTCGCGTTGGAAGTCGCCGATATAGTCGCGCTGAGGGGACTGGTCGATCAGCTTCTGAAAGAGTTTGTTGCGATTGGCAAACCGCTCTGACTTCATTCCTGCCGGAGGTCGCACGGACTGCGCTGCCTGTTCCGGGTAGGGGAGGTTCATCGGGCCGAATTCACTGCCGAAGAAACCGGCCGTCGTGAATGCTTTGAGTTCTTCCTGCTCGCCGACTCCTTCCAGCCGCTGGCCGATATTGATGAATGCCGGCATCACAGAATTTAACGGTCCCAAGACCTTCGCCATCCAGGCACCGATGTGGGGACACGCCACCGTTTGCGGCGGCACATAGCCGGTATGCCAGTGATACTGATGCCGCGAGTGGAGAATGCTGCCCAGGTCTGGTAGGACATGCGATCGAATCAGCGTGGCTCGGTCCATCACCTGGGCGATATTTTCCATTCCTTGCGAGATCTTGATGTTGTCGACATTAGTATCGATCGCTGGAAAGGTACTCTCCACTTCTGCCACCGGCAGGCCTACTTCGAAGGGGACGTACTTCTTCGGATCGAATGTGTCGGGAGCAGCCATCCCGCCGGCCATCCAGATCAAGATACAGGAATCGGCCTTGGCGGCTGGATGCTCGACCGCGACATCACTCGCCGTTGCAAGACGTGGCGCGCCAGCCATCATGGTTGCTGACGATGCAGCGGCCAATTGTTTTAGGAAGTGTCGCCGTACTTGTGCGCGGTCCATGGGAACCTGCCTTAATGAACGAGTTGGAATTCTGGAAGCATGAAGACCGTCCACAGGACGTCCTCGATTGCCTCAGTAGTCATTTTGGGGCCGAGTGAATCGACGAGGGTTGCCAGTTCCGCGTCGGAAGGATCTCGGCTCAACGCGAAGTGGTACAACCAAGAGACGAACTGGTGGGGGGACTCCCACTCGCGTTGACTTAGTTGCCTTGCTCCTTGGCGAAGTATGTTCGCCAAGACCTCGCCATTTGAAAGGTCGATGGCTTCAAGCGTTGTTAGTTCAAGAGGTCGTACGCTGACCACCTGGTCTCGATTCGGGCGGCCTAATGA
Above is a window of Blastopirellula marina DNA encoding:
- a CDS encoding DUF1501 domain-containing protein gives rise to the protein MDRAQVRRHFLKQLAAASSATMMAGAPRLATASDVAVEHPAAKADSCILIWMAGGMAAPDTFDPKKYVPFEVGLPVAEVESTFPAIDTNVDNIKISQGMENIAQVMDRATLIRSHVLPDLGSILHSRHQYHWHTGYVPPQTVACPHIGAWMAKVLGPLNSVMPAFINIGQRLEGVGEQEELKAFTTAGFFGSEFGPMNLPYPEQAAQSVRPPAGMKSERFANRNKLFQKLIDQSPQRDYIGDFQRESQLRSMENAYRLLSAKEREAFDISLEPKESYEKYDTGRFGRGCLLARRLVENGTRFVEVTTEYVPFLNWDTHANGFTTLQRMKQEVDRPIAQLILDLESRGLLDRTLVILASEFSRDMIMEGKPGSNARDQATEKVDVLKELKHYGQHRHFTGGSCVAMWGGGVKKGQLYGKTANERPFVAIENPVSVTDLHATIFTAMGISPKTQFEVERRPFYATEDGKGKPVMDIFA